The Gemmatimonadota bacterium DNA segment GCATGGGCGCGATTTTTGGGACGCTATTGCGAAGGCATAGTCAACACCATGGTACGAACAACGTGAAACACGCGGTCATCACAGGCGCGGCGCATGGAATCGGCAAAGCACTTGCCCATCGCTTCGCACAGGCGGGATATACCATAACGGGCGTGGATATAGATGCCGCGAGCGCAGCGAGAGTCGAACGAGAATTAGCTGCGCGATTTGTCATCGCAGACCTGCGCTCAGAAGCGGACATCGCCCGTGCTCTCCCCAAACTAATCCAGGGAAAACCAATTGATTTATTGATACACAACGCGGGCATCAACGCCGTCGGACGATTCTCCGACATAAGCATAGAAGCTCAAGAACACGTAATCGCCGTAAACCTCTACGCACCGATGCGACTCACAGCGGCATTACTAAAAGCCGACCTGATAGCAAAAGGCGCGTCCATAGTCTTCATCTCCTCCCTCTCCCACTACACGAGCTATCCGGGTGCTGCAACTTATGTAGCGACCAAAAGTGGATTGGCCTCCTATGCACGAAGTTTATCCCTCGCTCTCGCGCCGCAGAATATTCACGTCATGACAGTTTTCCCCGGCCCAACGCGCACAGCCCATGCGCGGCATCACAGCCCGCACAACACACGCGAAGAAAAACGCATGCCACCCGAAACATTGGCGCACCACATCTTTCGAGGCATAAAAAAGAAAAAGCACCTGATCATACCAGGCGCTACCAATCGAATGCTCGCCCTCCTGGGCAAATGGTGCCCGCCC contains these protein-coding regions:
- a CDS encoding SDR family NAD(P)-dependent oxidoreductase; translation: MAKRMGAIFGTLLRRHSQHHGTNNVKHAVITGAAHGIGKALAHRFAQAGYTITGVDIDAASAARVERELAARFVIADLRSEADIARALPKLIQGKPIDLLIHNAGINAVGRFSDISIEAQEHVIAVNLYAPMRLTAALLKADLIAKGASIVFISSLSHYTSYPGAATYVATKSGLASYARSLSLALAPQNIHVMTVFPGPTRTAHARHHSPHNTREEKRMPPETLAHHIFRGIKKKKHLIIPGATNRMLALLGKWCPPMMEYAMRKVILEKL